In a genomic window of Sutcliffiella sp. FSL R7-0096:
- the prfB gene encoding peptide chain release factor 2 (programmed frameshift) — protein sequence MELVEIRHELEKMAKRLVEFRGSLDLEAKERRIAELDNEMSNPEFWNNQSEAQVVINEANALKEPVGQFHELSENYENLQLTYELVKEEPDAELQTELASEVKTVAEDFNKFELQLLLSGEHDKNNAILELHPGAGGTESQDWGSLLLRMYTRWAERKGFKVETLDYLPGDEAGIKSVTLLIKGHNAYGYLKAEKGVHRLVRISPFDSSGRRHTSFVSCEVMPEFDDNIEIDIRTEDLKIDTYRASGAGGQHINTTDSAVRITHTPTNVVVTCQTERSQIKNRERAMKMLQAKLYQKKLDEQQAELDEIRGEQKDIGWGSQIRSYVFHPYSMVKDHRTNTEVGNTQAVMDGDLDPFIDAYLRSKL from the exons ATGGAATTAGTAGAGATTCGTCACGAGTTAGAAAAAATGGCTAAGCGATTAGTCGAGTTTAGGGGGTCTCTT GACTTAGAGGCCAAAGAACGTCGAATTGCCGAGCTTGATAATGAAATGTCCAATCCCGAGTTCTGGAACAATCAGAGTGAAGCTCAAGTGGTCATCAATGAAGCTAATGCACTGAAGGAACCTGTTGGACAGTTTCATGAGTTAAGTGAGAACTATGAGAACTTGCAGTTAACTTATGAGTTGGTAAAAGAAGAGCCGGATGCGGAGCTACAAACGGAGCTTGCGAGCGAAGTGAAAACGGTAGCGGAAGATTTCAACAAGTTCGAACTTCAACTATTGTTGAGCGGTGAGCATGATAAGAACAACGCGATTCTTGAATTGCACCCGGGTGCTGGTGGTACCGAGTCCCAAGACTGGGGTTCATTGTTGCTGCGTATGTACACTCGCTGGGCAGAACGCAAAGGCTTTAAAGTTGAGACGCTTGATTACCTGCCTGGGGACGAAGCGGGAATCAAGAGTGTCACGTTGCTGATCAAGGGTCACAATGCATATGGATACTTGAAAGCGGAAAAAGGGGTTCACCGCCTTGTGCGTATTTCCCCGTTCGATTCTTCCGGCCGCCGTCACACAAGCTTTGTTTCTTGTGAGGTTATGCCGGAGTTTGACGATAACATCGAGATTGATATCCGTACGGAAGATCTGAAAATTGATACGTACCGTGCAAGTGGAGCGGGTGGGCAGCATATCAATACAACCGATTCCGCGGTTCGTATTACCCACACCCCAACGAATGTGGTCGTGACTTGTCAGACGGAGCGTTCTCAAATCAAGAACCGTGAGCGCGCGATGAAAATGTTGCAAGCCAAGCTTTATCAGAAAAAGTTGGATGAACAGCAGGCGGAACTGGATGAAATCCGCGGCGAGCAGAAGGATATTGGCTGGGGTTCCCAGATCCGTTCCTATGTGTTCCATCCATACTCCATGGTAAAAGATCACCGTACAAATACGGAGGTCGGCAATACGCAAGCGGTCATGGACGGGGACTTGGATCCGTTTATTGATGCATATTTGAGATCGAAATTATAA
- the ftsX gene encoding permease-like cell division protein FtsX, with protein MKPRTLMRHFKESFKSLARNGWMTFASVSAVTVTLLLVGVFLVLMMNLNNVASEIESDVEIRVHIDLTANEENQEVLKEQIENIPEVETVDYSSKEDELKGLVDSFGEEGGAFELFEQNNPLYDVFIVKTATPQETITAAKKIDELDYTHKVIYGAETVERLFKVFEIARNVGLALILGLVFTAMFLISNTIKITIFARRKEIEIMKLVGATNGFIRWPFFLEGLWLGVLGSIVPIGIILTSYYYLIDLVQPRIQGTFIQMLPFYPFAFQVIAILVAIGAFIGMWGSMMSVRKFLRV; from the coding sequence ATGAAGCCTAGAACTCTGATGCGACACTTTAAGGAAAGTTTTAAAAGCTTGGCACGTAACGGCTGGATGACCTTTGCATCTGTCAGTGCCGTGACGGTTACTCTCCTATTGGTTGGTGTGTTTCTTGTACTGATGATGAACCTGAATAACGTCGCATCCGAAATTGAAAGCGACGTAGAGATTCGAGTTCATATTGATCTGACAGCAAACGAGGAAAACCAAGAAGTACTAAAAGAGCAGATAGAGAACATTCCGGAAGTGGAAACAGTCGACTATTCCTCGAAGGAAGATGAGTTAAAAGGTTTAGTGGACAGTTTTGGAGAAGAAGGCGGAGCTTTTGAGTTGTTTGAACAAAATAATCCGCTATATGATGTTTTCATCGTAAAGACTGCAACACCACAAGAAACCATCACAGCTGCCAAGAAGATTGACGAGCTGGATTACACACACAAAGTCATTTACGGCGCAGAAACGGTGGAAAGATTATTCAAAGTGTTTGAGATTGCAAGAAACGTAGGATTGGCCCTGATTTTGGGACTAGTATTTACGGCTATGTTCTTAATTTCCAACACCATCAAGATCACCATTTTTGCCAGAAGGAAAGAAATAGAAATCATGAAGTTGGTTGGTGCCACAAACGGTTTCATCCGTTGGCCATTCTTCTTAGAAGGTTTGTGGTTGGGAGTCCTCGGTTCGATTGTGCCGATTGGAATCATCCTCACATCCTACTATTATTTAATAGATTTAGTACAGCCGAGAATCCAAGGCACATTCATTCAAATGCTTCCATTCTACCCATTCGCATTCCAGGTCATCGCAATCCTGGTGGCAATCGGAGCGTTTATCGGTATGTGGGGAAGCATGATGTCCGTCCGCAAGTTTTTGAGAGTGTAA
- a CDS encoding peptidoglycan DD-metalloendopeptidase family protein, with protein MRRKIGTIAIAAVIGFSGFFASGVSEKAFANEMQQKLNEVKDQQSSNESTRSEKKNEVNKLQAEQDEIRAEVARLDKAVAETKNKISGKKEEIDTTRKEIEKLKEEIEVLKERIAKRNELLEDRARSFQQGGGAVNYLDVLLGAQSFGDFLDRVGAVATIVQADRDILQAHQEDMQALEQKELEMREQLASLEQQLIDLENMEVQLKNQIAEKDKLLAELKKKEQATMHEIHELENEAEVLAAQEQAIRAEIKAAEERAKREAEERARQEAERKRLEEQQRKEQEAAAAAAKAAGKPAPPPTQVSSPPPPVSSGSWTRPTTGSVTSGFGTRWGSQHYGIDVGKNGRTGNVPVVAAGSGTVFQAYYSSSYGNVVFITHYIDGQTWTTVYAHLDSMAVSAGQSVSKGQFIGNMGNTGFSTGPHLHFELHKGGWNGSKSNAVNPASYINF; from the coding sequence ATGAGAAGAAAGATTGGTACAATTGCTATTGCTGCAGTCATTGGCTTTTCCGGATTCTTCGCTTCGGGTGTATCCGAAAAAGCGTTTGCGAATGAGATGCAGCAAAAGCTTAATGAAGTGAAAGATCAACAATCATCAAATGAATCTACTAGATCCGAAAAGAAAAATGAAGTAAATAAGCTACAAGCGGAGCAAGATGAAATCAGAGCAGAAGTGGCACGCCTTGATAAAGCGGTAGCAGAAACGAAAAATAAAATCAGTGGTAAAAAAGAAGAAATCGATACTACTCGTAAAGAGATTGAGAAGTTAAAAGAAGAAATCGAAGTACTAAAAGAACGTATCGCAAAAAGAAATGAGCTTCTAGAAGATCGCGCTCGTTCCTTCCAACAGGGTGGGGGAGCCGTGAATTACTTAGATGTATTGTTAGGTGCACAAAGCTTTGGAGATTTTCTGGACCGCGTTGGTGCGGTAGCAACAATTGTTCAAGCCGATCGTGATATTCTACAAGCTCATCAAGAGGACATGCAGGCTCTCGAACAAAAAGAGCTGGAAATGCGTGAACAGCTTGCTTCCTTAGAGCAGCAGTTGATTGATTTGGAAAACATGGAAGTACAACTGAAAAATCAAATCGCTGAAAAAGATAAGCTACTGGCAGAATTAAAGAAAAAAGAACAAGCCACCATGCACGAAATCCATGAGCTTGAGAACGAAGCAGAAGTTCTAGCAGCTCAGGAACAAGCAATCCGCGCAGAAATCAAAGCTGCAGAAGAGCGTGCCAAGCGTGAAGCAGAAGAACGTGCAAGACAAGAGGCAGAAAGAAAACGCCTTGAAGAGCAACAACGTAAAGAGCAAGAAGCGGCAGCTGCCGCGGCAAAAGCTGCAGGTAAGCCAGCACCACCACCGACTCAAGTATCATCACCGCCACCACCGGTTTCATCCGGATCTTGGACAAGACCGACAACTGGTAGCGTGACTTCCGGATTTGGTACTCGTTGGGGCTCCCAGCACTACGGAATTGATGTCGGTAAAAACGGTAGAACTGGAAATGTACCGGTAGTGGCAGCAGGAAGCGGTACTGTATTCCAAGCTTACTACTCCAGCTCTTATGGTAATGTAGTATTCATCACTCACTACATTGATGGACAAACTTGGACGACTGTTTATGCCCACCTTGATAGCATGGCAGTAAGTGCGGGACAATCCGTATCCAAAGGCCAATTCATCGGTAACATGGGGAACACTGGATTCTCTACAGGCCCTCACTTACACTTTGAGCTACACAAAGGCGGCTGGAATGGATCCAAGTCCAATGCAGTGAACCCTGCGTCTTATATCAACTTTTAA
- the cccB gene encoding cytochrome c551, which yields MKKYFMAFVLGSSLLTLAACGGGANEDQETTGGGGEFAMVENEEAQQLYQSCIGCHGRNMEGASGPNLQKVGSKYNQDEIENIINNGQGSMPAGLVPEEDATVLAEWLAQHK from the coding sequence ATGAAAAAGTATTTTATGGCATTTGTCTTAGGTTCATCACTACTTACGCTTGCAGCCTGCGGAGGCGGCGCCAATGAGGATCAGGAAACAACTGGCGGCGGAGGCGAGTTCGCAATGGTAGAAAATGAAGAGGCACAGCAATTGTATCAAAGCTGTATCGGCTGTCATGGTCGTAACATGGAAGGAGCAAGCGGGCCGAACCTTCAAAAAGTAGGAAGCAAATATAATCAGGATGAAATTGAAAACATCATCAACAATGGTCAAGGAAGCATGCCAGCTGGTCTTGTTCCGGAAGAAGATGCGACAGTTTTAGCAGAGTGGTTAGCGCAACATAAATAA
- a CDS encoding TnsA endonuclease N-terminal domain-containing protein has translation MPRYNYKWNEEKIRRYIKEGRGKGEFEQYQPWLTVRDVPSTGRVARIPGTKINRIYHTLSDLERNAFLLFEWSDKIIDIREQYPILNRDKTAEIADILGFKHPVYPNTKTKTVVTLDFLLTARDKSGKITTYARSIKPSSELTDERTIQKLLIERQYFMQEGINWAVITEKEIPKVLANNLYDLRDSSLYISEIDQQLIHEINELFLNQNPESKIIDSVVEIGRELYVSHEKVLKVLHYLVYNKKIRINLNEKLNFHQSWKKGLVD, from the coding sequence ATGCCAAGATATAACTATAAGTGGAATGAAGAAAAAATAAGAAGATATATTAAAGAAGGTCGTGGAAAGGGGGAATTTGAACAATATCAACCGTGGTTAACTGTGAGGGATGTTCCATCTACTGGAAGAGTTGCTAGAATACCAGGAACCAAGATTAATAGAATTTATCACACCCTTTCTGACCTAGAAAGAAATGCATTTCTATTATTCGAATGGAGTGACAAAATTATTGATATAAGAGAGCAATACCCAATTCTTAATCGAGACAAAACAGCTGAAATAGCGGATATTTTAGGGTTCAAACATCCGGTTTATCCTAATACAAAAACAAAAACGGTCGTTACACTAGATTTTCTATTAACAGCGAGAGATAAGAGTGGAAAAATAACAACTTATGCACGTTCAATTAAACCTTCATCAGAGTTAACTGACGAAAGAACAATTCAAAAATTATTAATTGAAAGACAATATTTTATGCAAGAAGGTATTAACTGGGCGGTTATTACAGAAAAAGAGATTCCTAAAGTACTTGCCAACAACCTATATGATTTAAGAGATTCTAGTTTATATATAAGTGAAATAGACCAACAATTAATTCATGAAATAAACGAATTGTTTTTAAATCAAAATCCTGAATCAAAAATTATTGATTCAGTGGTAGAGATAGGAAGGGAATTATATGTCTCACATGAAAAAGTTTTAAAGGTACTCCATTATCTAGTGTATAACAAAAAAATAAGAATTAATTTAAATGAGAAATTAAATTTTCATCAAAGTTGGAAAAAAGGACTGGTAGATTAA
- a CDS encoding S8 family serine peptidase, protein MKQKFIAAFMPLLVLVLVFSTFAANGVSANTGKENHELATLQGDFDLSSSKAVKVIVELQEQSIVEAKHNGKKQSKQNLKSARDKVKKEVAARTSKSKVEREYEHVFSGFSLEIPANEIPSLLATPGVKAVYPNVEYTTTEVVSEEEFSPAMFDSAPFIGSNEAWDLGFTGEGVKVAIIDTGVDYTHPDLAGNFGEYLGWDFVDNDADPQETFPGDPRGAATTHGSHVAGTVAANGQIKGVAPDATLLAYRVLGPGGSGSTENVVAAIERAVLDGADVMNLSLGNSLNAPDWATSIALDQAMAEGVVAVTSNGNAGPNNWTVGSPGTSREAISVGATQLPYNVFTAATTSSDGVSYASSAVQGFPSEEALLALNGQNFGLVDVGFGSPAEFAGKDLTGKIALISRGAGIPFVDKATEAKKAGAVGAVLYNNVAGAMPLIPGMDVPTIMLNQADGEALKAKVANVTVSFDIAFSQRVGETMADFSSRGPVVDTWMIKPDVSAPGVNIVSTVPTFDPANPHGYGAKQGTSMAAPHVAGAAAVILQANPDWGVYEVKSALMNTAEKMINPVTGEEYAHNSQGAGSIRVVDALQAETLVNPGSYSFGVFEKKKGKQTENQKFEIKNLSNKDKNYSVEFTFKNEVGKHVKVKTSNNTKVKAGKKQNVNVNVQVDASKLEPGYYEGHLLVTEGGTTIQVPTILFVGEPDYPRVTHFGFTPLGDNNFELYSYLPGGADEFEVWVYTATATGGLGTYVGDALYDADLGKGYNYHDWNGTLADGTQLPAGNYRVAVYAKKGNNERAIAAADVLTIQ, encoded by the coding sequence TTGAAGCAGAAGTTTATCGCAGCATTCATGCCTTTGCTGGTTCTTGTACTTGTATTCAGTACGTTTGCAGCAAACGGTGTCTCTGCCAACACAGGTAAAGAAAACCATGAATTGGCTACATTACAAGGGGATTTTGATTTATCATCCTCCAAAGCAGTTAAGGTAATTGTCGAATTACAAGAACAATCTATTGTTGAAGCGAAGCACAATGGGAAGAAGCAGTCTAAGCAGAATCTGAAAAGTGCTCGTGATAAAGTAAAGAAGGAAGTGGCAGCACGTACTTCCAAAAGCAAAGTAGAGCGTGAGTACGAGCATGTATTCTCCGGTTTCTCTCTTGAGATTCCAGCAAATGAGATTCCTAGTCTACTAGCGACTCCTGGTGTAAAAGCGGTATATCCGAATGTGGAATACACGACTACCGAGGTTGTTTCCGAAGAGGAATTCAGCCCGGCAATGTTCGATTCTGCGCCATTCATCGGTTCTAACGAAGCTTGGGACCTTGGTTTTACAGGTGAAGGTGTAAAAGTAGCAATCATCGATACTGGTGTTGATTACACGCACCCTGATTTAGCAGGTAACTTTGGTGAGTATCTAGGTTGGGATTTTGTAGATAACGATGCAGATCCACAAGAAACGTTCCCAGGTGACCCTCGTGGAGCGGCAACGACTCACGGTTCCCACGTTGCGGGAACAGTTGCAGCAAATGGACAAATCAAAGGGGTAGCTCCTGACGCTACATTACTTGCTTACCGTGTTCTTGGGCCTGGTGGTAGCGGATCTACAGAAAACGTAGTAGCAGCTATCGAGCGCGCAGTGCTTGATGGTGCGGACGTAATGAACCTTTCATTAGGTAACTCTTTAAACGCTCCTGACTGGGCAACTTCCATTGCTCTTGATCAAGCAATGGCTGAGGGAGTAGTTGCAGTAACTTCAAATGGTAACGCTGGTCCAAACAACTGGACAGTTGGTTCTCCGGGAACTTCCCGTGAAGCTATTTCTGTAGGGGCTACACAGCTTCCTTACAACGTATTTACAGCAGCAACAACGTCTTCTGACGGTGTATCCTATGCATCTTCTGCCGTTCAAGGTTTCCCATCCGAGGAAGCGTTATTGGCACTTAATGGTCAAAATTTTGGACTAGTAGATGTAGGATTTGGTTCTCCTGCTGAGTTTGCAGGTAAAGATTTAACAGGTAAAATCGCTTTAATCAGCCGTGGAGCTGGCATTCCTTTCGTAGACAAAGCTACAGAAGCGAAGAAAGCCGGAGCGGTTGGAGCAGTTCTATACAATAATGTTGCAGGTGCAATGCCATTAATTCCTGGTATGGATGTACCAACTATCATGCTGAACCAAGCTGATGGAGAAGCACTAAAAGCAAAAGTAGCTAATGTAACAGTAAGCTTCGATATTGCATTTTCTCAAAGAGTCGGAGAAACAATGGCAGACTTCTCTTCCCGTGGCCCTGTAGTGGACACTTGGATGATCAAGCCTGACGTTTCCGCCCCTGGTGTGAACATTGTAAGTACAGTACCAACTTTCGATCCTGCTAACCCACATGGTTACGGAGCGAAACAAGGTACAAGTATGGCGGCTCCACACGTAGCTGGTGCTGCAGCGGTGATTCTTCAAGCAAACCCTGATTGGGGCGTGTATGAAGTGAAATCTGCATTGATGAACACAGCGGAAAAAATGATCAACCCGGTAACTGGTGAAGAGTATGCACACAACTCTCAAGGTGCAGGAAGCATCCGTGTGGTTGATGCTCTACAAGCTGAGACACTTGTGAACCCTGGAAGCTATTCATTCGGAGTGTTTGAAAAGAAGAAAGGGAAGCAAACAGAAAATCAAAAGTTCGAAATTAAGAACTTGTCCAATAAAGATAAGAACTACAGTGTAGAGTTTACTTTTAAAAATGAAGTAGGCAAACACGTTAAAGTAAAAACTAGCAATAACACAAAAGTAAAAGCTGGTAAGAAACAAAATGTGAATGTAAATGTTCAAGTGGATGCTTCCAAGCTTGAGCCTGGATATTATGAAGGGCACTTGCTTGTGACAGAGGGTGGCACCACAATTCAAGTTCCTACTATTCTATTTGTAGGCGAGCCGGATTACCCTCGTGTTACTCACTTTGGATTTACTCCACTGGGAGATAACAACTTTGAACTCTACTCTTACCTTCCAGGTGGAGCAGATGAGTTCGAGGTTTGGGTTTACACTGCTACAGCAACTGGTGGACTTGGTACTTACGTGGGAGACGCACTTTATGATGCAGATCTTGGAAAAGGCTATAACTACCATGACTGGAATGGTACCCTGGCTGATGGAACACAACTGCCAGCAGGAAACTACCGTGTGGCAGTCTACGCGAAAAAAGGCAACAATGAGCGCGCAATCGCTGCTGCCGACGTACTAACTATCCAATAA
- the ftsE gene encoding cell division ATP-binding protein FtsE translates to MIEMQDVYKKYPNGVQALDGININIKAGEFVYVVGPSGAGKSTFIKMMYREEKPTNGSIVIDGVNLSKLKEGKVPILRRNIGVVFQDFKLLPQLTVYENVAFALEVIEESPKNIKKRVMEVLDLVKLKHKARHLPNELSGGEQQRISIARSIVNNPKVMIADEPTGNLDPDTSWEIMNIFEEINEKGTTIVMATHNREIVNTIKKRVIAIENGKIVRDQAEGDYGYEA, encoded by the coding sequence ATGATTGAAATGCAAGACGTCTATAAAAAATACCCAAACGGCGTCCAAGCTTTGGATGGTATAAATATAAATATAAAAGCAGGCGAATTTGTCTATGTAGTAGGACCCAGCGGGGCTGGAAAATCCACGTTCATCAAAATGATGTACAGAGAGGAAAAGCCTACAAACGGGAGTATTGTCATAGACGGAGTGAACCTTTCCAAGCTGAAGGAAGGCAAAGTCCCTATACTTAGAAGAAACATAGGAGTTGTGTTTCAGGACTTTAAGCTTCTTCCGCAGTTGACGGTTTATGAAAATGTAGCTTTTGCCCTTGAAGTAATAGAAGAAAGTCCCAAAAATATAAAAAAGCGTGTCATGGAAGTTCTTGATCTAGTAAAATTGAAACACAAGGCGCGCCATCTTCCAAATGAACTATCAGGTGGAGAGCAGCAACGTATTTCCATTGCCCGCTCCATTGTCAATAATCCGAAAGTAATGATAGCAGATGAACCAACGGGTAACCTTGATCCGGATACCTCATGGGAGATCATGAATATTTTTGAAGAGATAAATGAAAAAGGTACAACGATAGTAATGGCCACACATAACCGTGAGATTGTAAACACCATCAAAAAACGTGTGATTGCAATTGAAAACGGGAAGATAGTGCGTGACCAAGCAGAGGGGGACTACGGTTATGAAGCCTAG
- a CDS encoding ATP-binding protein, whose translation MKIEEQNLTVATYFKQDIKEYEGNPFIEALPEIKSQSSVYDTLNKTILFTDLDRSLPLEHRYHLILRFSTFFQPISATLDLERKLSMLLRSGYISRNPYNKIANLSLYDRNINTSTVFTKSFSLMGFPGMGKSRNIESVLSMYSQVLVHRSPVNRLQIVWLKLNCPHDGSLKTLCISFFKEIDNLIGTDYSYKFGNNRVSVSAMVTHMAHLSKIHVIGVLVIDEIQHLLSKRGGSTEQMMNFFVTLTNSIGIPTLLIGTMSAKSILQKDLRQARRSSGLGDLVWENFNSDDEEWDAIVETLWQNQITREYTPLTPQIKKLLYEETQGIIDILIKLFWLTQCRSMELGIEKLNVKLIKAVSHEDLKLVKPFIGALKSNNEKEIIKYNDILPLDIKEYISNRKGKPLKIISEAKGQKNISKFQEIMNYLQPLNLDLYKTEIIVKSCLYENKNATLAEVLKIVVSELMENKQPIKTIKTVIYTEILKLAKEEDAPEKIHKYLIDAKFISNPFDDFMGDKL comes from the coding sequence ATGAAAATTGAAGAACAAAATTTAACAGTGGCAACGTATTTTAAACAAGATATCAAAGAATATGAAGGAAATCCATTTATTGAAGCACTGCCAGAAATAAAAAGTCAATCTTCGGTTTATGATACTTTAAATAAAACTATATTGTTTACTGATTTAGATAGAAGTTTACCTCTAGAACATAGATATCATTTAATTCTTCGATTCAGCACATTCTTTCAACCAATCAGTGCAACCTTAGATTTAGAAAGAAAACTTTCTATGTTGTTAAGATCTGGATATATTAGTAGAAACCCCTATAATAAAATTGCTAACCTAAGTCTATATGATAGAAATATTAATACATCAACTGTCTTCACTAAAAGTTTCTCATTAATGGGATTTCCAGGTATGGGGAAAAGCAGGAATATTGAATCTGTACTTTCTATGTATTCACAGGTCTTAGTTCATAGAAGCCCAGTAAATAGATTACAAATCGTATGGCTGAAATTAAATTGCCCTCATGATGGCTCTTTGAAAACTTTGTGTATTTCTTTCTTTAAAGAAATAGATAACCTAATAGGTACAGATTACTCCTATAAATTCGGAAACAATAGGGTTTCTGTTAGTGCTATGGTTACTCATATGGCACATTTATCAAAAATACATGTAATTGGAGTGCTTGTTATTGATGAAATTCAACATCTGTTAAGTAAAAGAGGAGGGTCTACTGAACAGATGATGAACTTTTTTGTAACTTTAACGAACTCTATAGGTATTCCTACTTTATTAATAGGGACTATGAGTGCGAAAAGTATTCTTCAGAAAGACTTAAGGCAGGCAAGAAGAAGCAGTGGTTTGGGAGATCTTGTTTGGGAGAATTTTAATTCAGATGATGAGGAATGGGATGCTATTGTAGAGACACTTTGGCAGAATCAGATTACAAGAGAATATACTCCATTAACTCCGCAGATAAAAAAACTACTCTATGAAGAAACGCAAGGCATAATAGATATTCTTATTAAATTGTTTTGGCTAACACAATGTCGCTCAATGGAATTAGGGATAGAAAAATTGAATGTAAAGTTAATTAAAGCAGTATCTCATGAAGATTTAAAATTAGTAAAGCCATTTATAGGTGCACTTAAGAGTAATAATGAAAAGGAAATTATTAAATACAATGATATTTTACCGTTAGATATAAAGGAATATATCAGCAATAGAAAAGGTAAGCCATTAAAAATAATTAGCGAAGCAAAAGGGCAGAAAAATATTTCCAAGTTTCAAGAAATTATGAACTATTTACAGCCTTTGAATCTTGATTTATATAAGACAGAAATAATAGTGAAAAGTTGCCTTTATGAGAATAAAAATGCAACTTTGGCAGAAGTATTAAAGATTGTTGTTAGTGAGTTAATGGAGAATAAGCAACCCATTAAAACTATTAAAACGGTCATTTATACGGAAATTTTAAAGTTAGCTAAGGAAGAAGATGCACCAGAAAAAATACACAAGTACTTAATTGATGCAAAATTTATTTCCAACCCCTTTGATGATTTTATGGGCGATAAACTATGA
- a CDS encoding YitT family protein: MSRKNRNGYQVKPVYQRVKEYTYVVLGSAIVALAFNLFLLPNRVASGGVSGISTILKSLLDWEPGIVQLCFNIPLFLAGVILLGKQFGLKTLVGTITLPLIVLWTSNMAPATEDPLLGSLFGGIGVGLGLGLVFRGRASTGGTDLAAQIIHKYTGLTLGACVAIIDGLIVISAAVVFDLELGMYALIGLFVTSKTIDFVQVGLGYSKMAIIITKKEDEVKEAILTKIDRGVTKLAAYGGYTESELPVLMCVVDQTEFTKLKQVVRTIDPSAFVVVTNASEVLGEGFKRE, from the coding sequence TTGAGTCGTAAAAATAGAAATGGATATCAAGTGAAGCCTGTGTATCAACGGGTGAAGGAATATACATATGTGGTGTTGGGTTCAGCGATTGTGGCGCTGGCGTTCAACTTGTTCTTACTTCCAAATAGGGTAGCGTCCGGTGGGGTTAGTGGAATCAGTACCATATTGAAATCACTCCTTGATTGGGAACCGGGGATTGTGCAGTTATGCTTTAATATTCCGCTATTCCTGGCTGGGGTCATATTATTAGGGAAACAATTTGGTCTTAAGACATTAGTGGGTACTATTACGCTCCCGCTGATAGTACTTTGGACAAGCAACATGGCACCGGCTACAGAGGATCCGTTACTTGGTTCCTTGTTCGGGGGAATTGGTGTAGGACTTGGGCTTGGGCTGGTATTCAGGGGCCGTGCTTCCACAGGTGGAACAGACCTTGCAGCACAGATCATCCATAAGTATACCGGGTTGACGCTTGGAGCTTGTGTGGCAATCATTGATGGCCTTATAGTTATCTCTGCAGCGGTGGTATTTGATTTGGAGCTTGGGATGTATGCACTTATCGGACTTTTCGTCACTAGTAAGACTATCGATTTTGTACAGGTCGGACTTGGTTATTCCAAGATGGCGATCATTATCACGAAGAAGGAAGATGAAGTCAAGGAAGCCATCCTTACGAAAATCGATCGTGGTGTGACAAAGCTTGCCGCATATGGGGGCTACACGGAAAGTGAGTTGCCTGTATTAATGTGCGTGGTCGATCAGACCGAATTCACAAAATTGAAACAAGTGGTCCGGACCATTGATCCGTCGGCGTTTGTCGTGGTTACCAACGCATCCGAGGTATTGGGTGAGGGTTTTAAAAGAGAGTAA